The window TATTTGTTGAAGTTCGTTTTCGCAAAAATTGTGACTATGGAGATGCACTTTTATCAGTAAACTGGCACAAACGTCGAAAACTATTAGCTGCTGCTAAAATTTGGCTCTCAAAAAGACAAGAAAGTTTTGAAACTAGCGCATGCCGTTTTGATATCTGTGCCATCACGGGAAACCGATTTGACTGGGTACAAAATGCATTCAACGAAAATGATGTTTATTAACAGATAAGATAGTCAGCTTTATACACTGTTCATGCAGTCAACAACGCTATAATTCAAATATAATGGTAATACACAAAATGATTTGAATTATATCGAGGCGACAAAGGAAAAACTCGTGCTAGACCGAATAAAAGTTTGCTTTACTGAAAGCATCCAAACTCAAATAGCAGCCGCTGAAGCGCTGCCTGATGCCATTTCAAGAGCCGCGATGATGATGGTTCAGTCTTTACTCAATGGCAACAAAATTTTATGTTGTGGTAATGGCGCTTCCGCTGCTACCGCACAACGTTTTGCTGCGAGTATGATCCATCGCTTTGAAACCGAGCGCCCTAGCTTACCCGCTTTAGCACTTAATACCGATAATGCCGTGTTAACTGCCATTTCGGGTAGTAAGCAACCTTCTGAAATTTATGCGAAACAAGTTAGAGCATTAGGCCAGCATGGCGATGTTTTGATGGCAATTTCAACCCATGGTAATAGCAGTGATATTATTAAAGCTGTTGAAGCTGCAGTCACTAGAGACATGACAATTGTCGCCTTAACAGGCTATGACGGAGGGGAACTCGCGGGTTTACTTGGCCCCCAAGATGTTGAAATTCGTATTCCATCCCAACGAAGTGTTCGAATTCAAGAAGTTCATCTTCTTACTGTAAATTGTCTGTGTGACCTCATAGATAATACTCTTTTCCCACATCAGGACGATTAAGGAGACAAAATGCGATTAATACCAATTTTTGCCATAGTCATCAGTACTGTTCTATTACAAGGCTGTATAGGGGCTGCCGTCGTAGGTTCTGCGGCCGTTGCAACGAAAAGTGCCACAGACCCTCGTACAGTTGGTCAACAAGTTGACGATGGGACCTTAGAAGCTAGGGTTAGTGGACAACTGAATAAAGATAAGGATATCACAGGTAAGGCTCGTATCATTGCGACCGCTTATAAAGGTAATGTGCTGTTAACTGGCCAAAGCCCTGATATGGCTTGGGCTGAACGAGCAAAACAAATAGCCTCTAACGTTGATGGCACCATCGCAGTTTATAATGAAGTCCGTAGTGGAGAGCCCGTTGATTTGGGAACTGCTTCAAAAGACACTTGGTTAACAACCAAAGTGAAATCTAAAATCCTTGCTAGTGATAGTGTTAAATCTGGTAGTGTAAAAGTTATTACTGAAAATGGTGAGGTTTTCTTGCTAGGTGTTTTAACAAGGCAAGAAGGTGATGCGGCGGCTAAAATCGCCAGTGAAACAGATGGTGTTCGTCGAGTAACGACTGCTTTCACTTATCTTAATTAATCATAAACAATAATATATTGTTATAAATACAAAAGCCGTGAGAGAAAAACCATGGCTTTTTTCTTATTCATCCATCAACTGGTTTATTTTCAGATAATTCTTACCTCCTAATAAGTGCATTTGATTCAAGATCCAAGCTTGCCTTTTGAGGACGTAAGAGGATGGGTTTTTTACGCTATATCTATGAGGATTAGGAAGAACCGCAGCTAATAGCGCAGCCTCACTCATTGAGAGCTTGCTAGCAGGCTTATTAAAGAATTTATTTGCAGCCTCTTCAACCCCAAAAACCCCATCACCAAACTCAACTATATTAAGATAAACAGTCAAAACCCTTTGCTTTGACCACAACAGCTCCATAATAGGAGTCATTACTGTCTCTAGGCCCTTTCTTAGCCAGCTTCTCCCATCCCATAACCACAAGTTTTTTACTGTTTGCTGGGAGATAGTTGAAGCCCCTCTAATTGTTTGTTTATTGCTCAAGTTGTGTTTGTAAGCACGCTCGATTGCATCAAGGTCGAAACCCCAGTGATGAGGAAAATTTTGATCTTCCGCAGCAATTACCGCTAAATAAACATACGGAGAAATGTGATTTTCGTCTACCCATTCAGAACGAGATACGTAAGAAAAATTTAAGTTTACCCATGCGGTAATTTGTCGTTCGATCATCACCGCAGAAAAAGGCACTGGTATGTATTTAAATAAAACGACTGAACAAATCCACACCACAAGTAATGAAAATGTGATCTTCTTTAACCAGTGCCATAATTTAGAAACAATAGTTCGCATTCAAATAATCACGCCATTTCCAATACTTTCTTAACAAGCTTATTAATGCCCGTATTTGCTTCAGAAATTGATTGAGCCAGCATATAAGCAGGTGTTGTAACAACTCGGTTAACTTCATCAATTACAATGTCATCAACAGCACATTCAATATGCTTTCCTCCCATAATTTCTATTTGAGCAATCGTTTCACTATCATTACCAATAGTTAGTACTACTGATGTATTTAACATTTTAGGAAGCATCACAGGAGCAATACACATCAGCCCTAGCGGCTTTTTCTGTTGGTGCATTTGGCGTACTAAACTTAATAGTTCTTTATTAATTACACACTCACTTCCTTTAACTGCAAAATCACATAAATTTTTTGCGGCACCAAAACCACCAGGAATTATGAGGGCATCTAGCGTTGAAGCATCAGCTGATGACAAAGGCGATATTTTCCCACGTGTAATACGTGAAGATTCTTCCATTTGATTGCGTTTTTCTGATTTAGACTCCCCAGTCATATGATTAATAACAGTAGGTTGTAGCTCATCAGGTGCAAAAAAGTGAATTTCAGCATTATTTTGACTCAAAGCTAACATAGTTAGCACTGACTCATGGATCTCACTTCCATCAAAAACACCACAGCCACTTAAAATAACCGCAATTGATTTCATATCTTCCTCCATTTGTAGTAAATTATCTCTCAAGCGCTAAGGTGCATAAACATCAATCTTCATCACAGATTTTAATGAATCTTGTAACAGATTCGCTAAATTTTGGTATCTTGATGTTGCCCTTTACAGTGATATACCTAATTTAATGATTTGCAAAAAACAAAAAACACATGCAGATCAACGATTTCCCTGGTGTTGGCGCAGTATTCGCGCACCCCAACTTCGGTTGGGGTTATTTTTTTGTACGTTCATCAACCCAGTTTCTCAAAGTTTCTATATCTGCTTTCCAATCTTGTTTTAGTTCATCCACCCATTCCTGTACATTGTCCCACCATGCTGGTAATTCAGGAGATTGAATCTGTTGTGCTATTTTCTGTAAGTTCTTTAAGCCAACAGAACCTGCCGCTCCTTTGATTTTGTGGGCTTCCTCAACAATGCCTTTTTGGTCTTTAGCCACCATGTTCGAGTCAAGAATAGCTAAGTAGCCTGGAAGCATTTTTTCAAAGACATCTAGCCCATCATAAATAAGCTTAGGGCCAACTAATTCAATATACTGCTCTAGCATATCGCAATCTAATATTGACTCATCAACACTTGAAGCCTCACGGTCATTCGATGCTTCTTCAGGTTGAACAGATTGCTCACCCCAAAATTGCTCAATAACTTGGGTCAATGCAGGAACTGATAATGGTTTACTCAATACGCCATCCATACCTGCATCAAAGTATTCTTTCTTATCTTTGAGAACATTTGCAGTTAATGCAATTAATGGTGGCAGGTCTTGCTTATCATACTGCTGTTTTAGTTGCCTTGAGATATCTAAGCCTGTCATATCAGGTAATTGAATATCCAATAAAACTAAGTCATATTCACCAGGGGCAAACATTTCGAGGGCATCTTTACCATTCATTGCCACGTCGACCGTGTTGCCTAAATTTTCTAATACAGAACAAGCAACAACAATATTCAGTTCAATATCTTCTACGAGTAGAATATGCAATGCTGGCAATGGGTAATCGTCTTCAGGATCTTGCTGTTCAATAACATTATTTTCAACAACTGGCGCTGTAATGGATAAAGTAAAAGTGGAACCTTGGCCTATTTCACTTTCAACTTGTATATCGCCTCCCATATTTTGTGCTAAGCGACGAGATACAGAAAGCCCAATCCCCGTCCCCGTAGCGGGTTTACCACCAGCAGAATCTGTTACTTGATAATACATTGCAAAGATTTTATCTAACTCATCTTTCGGTATGCCTATGCCGCTATCCTGAACTCTAAAAAACAATTTATTTTCAGCTTCTTGCCAAATACTAAGCTTCACTTCACCTTTCTGCGTGAACTTAACTGCATTACCAATTAAATTCCATAGGACTTGCCGTAAACGAGTCCCATCGGTTAAAACCGTTTTGGGTAATGCAGGCGCAACGTCCATGACAAATTTAAGCCCTTTTGGCTGTACCAATAACCCACTTAAATTCTCTAAGTCATTCACAAATTCAGATAATGTGATTGGCTGGTTATCTAACTGAACTTTACGGCGTTCAATTTTATCCATCTCAATAATATCATTGAATATATTACCCAAAGTGACGGCACTAACATGAATAGTTTTTAAATAGCTAGATTGTTCCGAAGTTAAATCGGTGTCTAATAAAATTCGACTCAAACCAACAATGCCGTTAAGGGGTGTACGAAGCTCGTGGCTGATTGTAGAAATAAAGGTGGTTTTCTCCCTACTCGCGTTCTCTAACGCTTCCTGATAGCGTTTACGCTCCGTTATGTCACGCCCAAAGCCCATCAGGCCATGTCGTTTGCCAACTCGGTCATAAAAAGGCACTTTACGGAGCTCAAAACAGGCTTTACGGCCATCTGGATATACCAGCCATTGTTCATAAGTGAGAGAAACATTATGACGAAAAACTTTTTCATCGGTTTCCATAACCTTGGAGGCAATTTCAACATCATAAATATCTAATGGCGTTAACCCAACTAAGTGTTTTTCACTTTTCCCAGTCAACAGTTCCATTGCTCGGTTACATCCCGAAAACTCATTATTTTCATTGCGGTAATAGACTAAGTCAGGAGAAGCATCTAAGAATGAACGAAGTAATACAGATTGCTGCTCAAGTTCAATCTGTGTCTGCTCACGGTATTTCATTTCTTGTTTTAATTGCTCAAGGAGCTCTAAGTGAGCGCGCTCGGCTTTTTCTCGTTCGAGAATCTCAAGGTTAAGTTGTTCAATATTTCCCTGCAATTGAATGTTTAAATCCGCATCACGCTTTCGCATAACTTCAAGTTTATCAACCATTCGTGATAAACGCTGCCGAGACTCTTCAAGTTGCTCAACCACCACCGACAAAAAATAGACGGCCAATGGAGTAATGATTAACCCAAAGAAAATTGACCCCACCATGTCGAGGCTATCAACATGCCCTCTTAAAACAATTGTCACTGCCATTTGCATTATCATGGCGAGAACAACCAATGCAGCTGCAAGTAACAGAGAAAAACGCACTAGACCGAGCTTCATCATTAAATCGACATAGTATTGCGCCAGGCCGCGAAGTACTTTCATAACCACCCCTTAGTTAAATTCTCTTTGAATCATATATCAAACAAGGCAGTTTCGGATGATTATTCACTCGAAATGTCGATCCTGCTCATTCAATAGCCATTTTTTACGATTAATGATAAAAAACAATCAGGTATTTTCTTTCTATTAGATAAAGTAAAAGTTCATTTCGGATAACTTTTAATCATAATCACATAAAAATCAAAATAATAGCACTATTGTTCCTTGGGTAAGGCCGCTAAAATCACAGTAAAAGCCCAAGCTATCTCAAGTAAAATCAGACAAAATTCAGTAAGGAATACCATGAGTTCGAATATTTTCGGTCACCAACGTCGCGAACCGCTCAAAAAAGCGCTGGCAATCCGCAAAATAGCGTTTACTGAAATCTATGAGTCCGATAATACCGTTGATGTACAACAGCAAGCGAGCCGCTGCCTCTCTTGTGGTAGCCCTTTTTGTGAATGGAAGTGCCCGTTACATAACCCAATATCAAAGTGGCTCAAACTTGCTGCTGAAGGAAAAATAATTGAAGCGGCTGAATTATCTCATCATACCAATAGCTTACCTGAGATCTGTGGGCGCGTTTGCCCACAAGAAAAACTCTGCGAATTAGCATGTGTACTTCATGATACAACAGGTTCTATCACTATCGGTCATATTGAACGATATGTTAATGATACCGCCTTTGAGATGGGATGGCGTCCAACCTCTTCCCCTATTCGCTCTGTAAACAAATGTGTCGCCATTGTTGGTGCAGGCCCTGCAGGCCTTTCTTGCGCTGATGTACTTATTCGAAATGGTGTAAATGTCGTCGTTTTTGATAAACACCCTGAGATAGGGGGATTACTAACTTTTGGCATTCCCTCATTTAAGTTAGAAAAGAAATTAATGGTCCAAAGACGAGAAATATTTACAGAAATGGGCATTCAGTTTCAATTGAATACCGAGGTGGGTACAGATATCTCTCTAGATGAGCTTCTTTGCACTTATGACGCTATTTTTATTGGTACTGGTACTTACCAAGCAATTCGAGGCAACGTGCCTAAAAAACCGATTCAAGGCGTTTTTGAATCACTCCCCTACCTAATCGCAAATACGCGCCATTTAATGCAACTTCCTACTCCTAATGATGAACCCTATATCAATTTACACTCAAAAAGCGTTATCGTATTAGGAGGTGGAGATACCGCGATGGATTGTGTTCGTAGCGCTATTCGCCAAGGAGCGAAGCAAGTTAGTTGTCTCTATCGTAGAGATGAACAAAGTCTGCCAGCCTCACGAAAAGAAGTCGTCAATGCATTAGATGAAGGCGCTCAGTTCCACTTTAATTTGCAAGTCACTCAGTTTGTCGTTAATGAGCAACAACAGCTTACAGGGGTTTACGCCACTCGCACACAAAATGGCAAATTAGAAAATGGCCGCTATCAATTAGAACTCATTGATGATTCAACATTTTTTATCGAAGCCGATGCCGTAATTGTGGCTTATGGATTTGCACCTCATGACCAAGTTTGGTTGAATAACGCGTTAATCAAGCGTGATAAGTATGGTCATATTTTAGCAAACCGTAATAGTCCCATCCCTTTTCAAACTTCACATGAAAAAGTGTTTGCTGGTGGAGATATAATAAGAGGTTCAGATCTTGTTGTGACTGCGATTGATGATGGGCGTAATGCTGCTGAAGGTATTTTGTTATTTCTAGGGGTTTAGTTATCCATTTATTTGAACATAGAGGGAATATAAAAACAGAGGGTTTCCCCCCTGTTCTTAATTTGCTGCTAACCCGCCTAATGAGTTATTTAACAACCCTTAAAGAAGGCCTACCTTTTGGTGGTCGTGGTGGTTCATCCCCTGATGGCTCATGTGACTTTTCATCCACAGATTCAGCTTCATGAACTAGAGTAATGTTGTCTTCAGGTTCTTCAACGTGTTCAAAACCTGCTGATAACTCTGCATCATAAGCAGCTTCAGGCTCAAACATCATTCCAGCCCCATTTTCACGTGCATATACCGCCATAATTGCGGCCATAGGGACATAAACTTGGCGAGGTATTCCACCAAAACGAGCATTAAAACGCACTTCATCATTGGTTATTTCAAAATTACCAACAGCTCTTGGCGCAACATTCAACACAATTTGCCCATCACGGGCAAATTCCATAGGAACGTTAACAGCAGGAACGGTGACATCAACCACCAAATGCGGAGTCATATCGTTATCAAGCAACCACTCATAGTGGGCACGTAACAAATAAGGGCGACGTGGTGACATTGCTGTCATTTCCATCATTCTTTTAGCCTCTTGTAGACAAACGCATTTCGCGCTCAGATTCAGTCAACGATGCTAAGAATGCGTCACGTGCAAACACACGTTGCATATATAACTGCAAGTATTTGCTGCTAGATGGGTTCAATTCAATACCAAGAACAGGTAAACGCCATAATAATGGTGCTAAATAGCAATCTACGAGACTGAATTCTTCACTCATAAAGAATTCCATTTCAGCAAAAACAGGAGAAACAGCGATCAACTCTTCAGACAGCTGACGACGAGCATTTGCGGCTTCTTGCGCACTGCCGTTCTCTATTTTACTCATTAATGAATACCAATCATTTTGAATGCGGTGCATCAATTGACGGCTAGTACCACGCGCAACAGGGTAAACTGGCATTAATGGCGGATGAGGAAAACGCTCATCAAGGTATTCCATGATAATGTGTGGGTCATAGAGAGTCAGGTCACGGTCAACTAATGTTGGAACGCTCTGATATGGGTTGAGATCGATCAGATCTTGAGGCAGATGACCGGGTTCGACATGTTCAATTTCAACACTTACCCCTTTTTCAGCCAGCACGATACGTACCTGATGGCTAAAAATGTCAGTAGGGCCAGAGAACAATGTCATTACCGAACGTTTATTAGGAGCGACAGCCATTAAAACCTCCAAAATACAAAATGGACGAAATGTAATTAATTTTTAATTACCCATTACCCATTTTAAAATCCCCTGTGTTTAACTTTCATTTATCCATATTGAAAGTCAACACAACCCTCCCGCACAGTAAAGGCGAGAAATGTGAAATAAAAAAACAGGGGCATATTCTAACAGATTTTGTACAACTTAGGGGCGGCACATCGAAAAAATCATAGATTTATTTCATAACAAGAAAGAAACAGGAAGAAAACTAGAATTTAATTAAAAATTAAATCAAAAATAAAGAATAAAAACCCTAAAGTTAACTCCATAGTTTGAGTCGTATTCATTAAAGATATGCCAATTCAGTTAACTAATAATTATTTTTAATTTTAGGCTAAACTATTATTTTCTCTTTAAACTATATATTCGTTCTTTTATAAAGCATCATGATTAGACGCAGTTATTCTATCATTAATAATAAAAATATAAGTAAAACAATAGACAATAAAAAACCCGTCATTAAGACGGGTTTTTTCATCAATTTTATACCCAAAGGGTAATAAATTAACGTTTGGAGAACTGTGGACGACGACGTGCTTTGCGCAGACCCACTTTTTTACGTTCAACAGAACGCGCATCACGGGTAACGAAACCAGCTTTACGCAGATCAGAACGAAGAGTCTCATCATAAGCCATCAGTGCACGTGTAATACCGTGACGGATTGCGCCTGCCTGACCTGAAATACCACCACCTTTAACAGTGATGTACAGATCCAATTTTTCCAACATTTCAACCAATTCTAACGGCTGACGAACTACCATGCGCGCAGTTTCGCGACCAAAGTATTGTTCCAGTGTACGTTGATTGATTGTGATGTTACCGCTACCCGGCTTAATAAAGACACGAGCAGATGAGCTTTTGCGGCGACCAGTGCCGTAGTATTGATTTTCAGCCATTGCTATAATCCCGATTAAATGTCAAGAACTTGCGGTTGTTGAGCCGCGTGGTTGTGCTCATTACCTGCGTAAACTTTCAGTTTACGGTACATTGCACGACCCAGAGGTCCTTTTGGCAACATGCCTTTAACCGCGATTTCAAGCACACGCTCAGGACTGCGAGCAATCATTTCTTCGAAAGTTGCTTGCTTGATTCCACCTACATGGCCAGTGTGGCGATAGTAGATTTTGTCTTCGCGTTTATTGCCGGTAACAGCAATTTTTTCTGCATTCAGAACGATGATGTAATCACCAGTATCCACGTGCGGAGTGTATTCCGCTTTATGCTTACCGCGCAGACGGCTAGCAATTTCAGTTGCAAGACGGCCTAAAGTTTTGCCATCTGCATCAACAACGTACCAGTCGCGTTTTACGGTCTCTGGTTTAGCTGTAAAAGTTTTCATTAAAACTTACCCAATATTGAAGTTACACGTTGGTGAACACTCATGTTCATAAGCTTTCTGAGGTTCACACGACTCTTTGTCCAGTAAACCTACCCCTTCGAGCAGCCTAACTGGCATTTATGCGTTATTTTTTGGGAAATAAAAAATAACGCTGTAACGTGGGGTCGCAAGATTATAGAGAAGTCAGAAACAAAAATCGACCCCAAATGCATTTTTTTTACGTTTGCTCGAATAAACATCGCATTTTGTACTTAAATTATGCAATCCAGGTAACTTTTGCTAACAACCCTGTTTGATTACTCCCTTAAGTTAAATGCGGTATTTTCAAGTACTCTTCACTTTGCATTTCTTGTAATCGAGACAAGCAACGCTGGTACTCGAAAGCCAAAAGTTTCCCTTGATACAGCGATTCCATTGGCACTTCCGCATTAATAACCAATTTAACTTTTCGTTCGTAAAACTCATCAATTAATGCCAAAAAACGACGTGCTGGGTTTTCATCTGTTGTTCCCATCACGGGCACATTGTACAACAACACGGTGTGGTAGCAATTTGATAGGTAAATATAATCATTTTGACTACGAGGCTCTTCACACAACACTTTAAACTCGATGGCTAACACCCCTTCCGCTGCATGAATAGCTTGCATCTTACGATGGTTAACCTCTAAGACGGGATGTTGTTCTCCTTTCTTACCTGCCAATTTAATGAAAACCTCATCCAAATGCTGGCGGTTTTGAGAATTAATCGGGGATAAAAAAAGATGTGCTTGAGTTAAAGTCCTTAAGCGGTAATCAATGCCTGCATCGACATTCATCACATCACAGTATTTTTTAATTTGCTCAATAGCAGGCAGGAAACGCGCTCGCTGCAAACCGTTACGATAGAGATTATCAGGGATGATATTTGAGGTAGCGACCAGTGTAATGCCTCGAGCAAAGAGCCCTTCAAGCAAAGTGCCAAGGATCATAGCGTCGGTAATGTCTGACACAAAAAACTCATCAAAACACAACACATCTGTTTGTTTTTTAAACTCATCCGCAATAATATCTAGCGGGTTCTCTTGCCCTTGCAATGCCATCAAATCTTCTTGTACTTTTTTCATGAAGCGATGAAAATGTAAGCGAAGTTTACGAGTACCTGGTAAACTTTCGTAAAACATATCCATTAGCCATGTTTTCCCACGCCCTACCCCGCCCCACATATAGAGCCCTTGCACCGGAATAATCGGTGCTGTTGACGTTTTACCTAAAAGACGACTAAAGCGTTGCTTTAAACCTGAAGGCTTATCTTGTAAAGTGGAAGAAGTTGCATTAACAAGCTGCTGATATATTTTATCCAAGCGTTCCACAGCGAGCCTTTGGACGTCATCTGGCTGATAGTTACCATCAGCAAGCGCTTGTTGATAACGCATTGTAGGGGTCATCGGCGACATTAACTGAATAATCCTTAAAAATTTTTCGGTTTTTTTACCGTTATTTGATATACACTGCCTTTATTATAACCAGATTCAGTTATCATTTAACTTTCGGTTAACGAGCCGCTATAGAGTAAGGAAATTCGATTTAAGATTCCACTCTTAATAAGTTGTTGGCTAATTTAACCTGTCGACTTCAAGGCTTGTAGATTTTGTTATCACTTAACTAGTCAGATTACAATATGTTAAGGTGCTTTACTTGACGCTTACATGCAACTTGAATTATTTAAGGTATAGTAACGGTAACAACACTAATTTCTGCGAACATTGAATCTGTGAACATTGAAGTAATGAAGGAGTCAGCATGACCTGGGAGTATGCATTAATCGGATTGATTGTGGGTTTTATCATCGGTGCATTAGTTGTGCGCTATGGCAACCCAAAGCTTCGCCAACAAAAAACAGCGCAAGCTGAGCTAGACAAAAAAAGTACTGAACTCGAAGAGTACCGTAAAGAACTTGTTAGTCATTTTGCTCGTAGCGCAGAATTATTGGATAAAATGGCGCGTGACTACCGTCAGCTATATCAACACATGGCACAAAGTTCATCTGAATTAATGCCTGATATGCCAGCACAAGACAACCCATTTAACTATCGTTTAACCGAATCTGAAGCGGATAACGACCAAGCACCAGTTAAAATGCCACCAAGAGATTACTCAGATGGTGCTTCGGGTCTTTTCCGTCCTATCGAAGAGAAAGAAAAGTAAATTTTTATCTTTTATCACCAGTAAGCACCACTTACTGGTGATTTTCTATAAAACGCACTAAATTTAGTCACTTTCCGTATGTCTTCCATTATTAAATTTTTATTTAATAATTCTGAACAAGATTTCCATCCAAATATAATTTAACAATTCATTTATATAATGTATAGAAGTTAAAGTTTCACTTAAAGCACATGTAAATAGATGTAAAAGAGTAGATATTCGCTACCCGTCATGGGAACTTTTGCGCATAATCGGTAGTCATAGTCATCAGTAAAATTGAATCTGATACCAACCAATATTATATCAACGCATTGTGTTTCTTCTAAAATTGCATTCACAGTGAGTTAATAATTTATTCTTGAGAGAATCGACTGAATTATGAAAAGAAAAAACTTTTTTCTTACCGCAGTAGCAATGAGTTTAGGGTTATCTTTAGCGGCTATTCCTGCTGTTAGCAGTGCAGCATTACCCGCCACTTTACCGGCTACAGCACAAAGCCAGAACATGCCTAGCTTGGCCCCTATGCTTGAAAAAGTATTGCCTGCTGTAGTGAATATTCATGTGTCTGGTACTCGCGTACAGAACCAACAAATTCCAGAAGAACTTAAATTCTTTTTTGGCCCAAATATACCACAGCAACAACAAAGCGTGCGTCCATTTGAAGGCTTGGGCTCTGGTGTCATTATTGACGCCCAGCAAGGTTATATTTTAACTAACAATCATGTAATTGATGGTGCTGACAAAATTCAAATTCAATTAAATGATGGCCGTGAAATTGCGGTTAACTTAATTGGCAAAGACCCACAAACTGATATCGCGTTATTGAAAATAAGCAATGCAAAAGATATCAAAAACTTAACTGCGGTTAGTATTGCAGACTCCGACAAATTACGTGTTGGTGACTTCGCTGTTGCGGTTGGTAACCCATTTGGCCTAGGCCAAACAGCTACATCAGGGATTATCTCTGCGCTGGGGCGTAGTGGCTTAAACCTTGAAGGGTTAGAAAACTTTATCCAAACCGATGCTTCCATTAACCGTGGTAACTCTGGTGGTGCACTCGTTAACTTAAATGGTGAATTAATCGGTATTAATACCGCTATTTTGGCACCAGGTGGCGGTAATATCGGTATCGGTTTTGCGATCCCAAGTAATATGGCTAAAAACCTTAGCGAGCAGTTAATTAAGCATGGTGAAGTAAAACGCGGGATCTTAGGTATCAAAGGTACTGAGATGAACTCCGATATCGCTAAAGCATTTAATATTGATGCACAGCGTGGTGCTTTCGTAAGTGAAGTTTTACCTAAATCATCGGCTGCTAAAGCAGGTATTAAATCCGGTGACGTTTTAGTCTCTGTTGATGGTAAACGCATTAATAGCTTTGCTGAGTTAAGAGCTAAAATCGGTACCAGCCAAATTGGTAAAGAGATCACTATTGGTTTAATTCGCTCAGGCAAACCGATGGAAGTCAAAGTGGTTCTTGAGAACGACGAAGGCTCAGCAACAAAAGCAGAAAAACTGAGTGAATCGTTATTAGGTGCAACAATTTCTAATGCAACCGTTAGCAACACTAAAGGTGTACAAGTTGACAGCGTGGCGCCAAAATCGCCAGCCGCAGCCATTGGCCTCGTAAAAGGTGATTTAATCTTTGGTGTCAATGACGCTCGTGTTGAGACTATTGAGCAATTCCGTAAGATTATCGACGCTAAACCTCCGGTGTTAGCAATGAAAGTATTACGTGATGGTGAAACCTTATATTTACTGATGAAAAATTAATTCATCAAAAACCCTCTGAAAATCAATAAACGGGTACAGTATCACT is drawn from Providencia huaxiensis and contains these coding sequences:
- a CDS encoding YraN family protein, which translates into the protein MKIMPKAIQWLTGRYYENQVLAFLQQQGLTFVERNARNRGGEIDLIMRDNTGWVFVEVRFRKNCDYGDALLSVNWHKRRKLLAAAKIWLSKRQESFETSACRFDICAITGNRFDWVQNAFNENDVY
- the diaA gene encoding DnaA initiator-associating protein DiaA: MLDRIKVCFTESIQTQIAAAEALPDAISRAAMMMVQSLLNGNKILCCGNGASAATAQRFAASMIHRFETERPSLPALALNTDNAVLTAISGSKQPSEIYAKQVRALGQHGDVLMAISTHGNSSDIIKAVEAAVTRDMTIVALTGYDGGELAGLLGPQDVEIRIPSQRSVRIQEVHLLTVNCLCDLIDNTLFPHQDD
- the dolP gene encoding division/outer membrane stress-associated lipid-binding lipoprotein codes for the protein MRLIPIFAIVISTVLLQGCIGAAVVGSAAVATKSATDPRTVGQQVDDGTLEARVSGQLNKDKDITGKARIIATAYKGNVLLTGQSPDMAWAERAKQIASNVDGTIAVYNEVRSGEPVDLGTASKDTWLTTKVKSKILASDSVKSGSVKVITENGEVFLLGVLTRQEGDAAAKIASETDGVRRVTTAFTYLN
- the mtgA gene encoding monofunctional biosynthetic peptidoglycan transglycosylase; this translates as MRTIVSKLWHWLKKITFSLLVVWICSVVLFKYIPVPFSAVMIERQITAWVNLNFSYVSRSEWVDENHISPYVYLAVIAAEDQNFPHHWGFDLDAIERAYKHNLSNKQTIRGASTISQQTVKNLWLWDGRSWLRKGLETVMTPIMELLWSKQRVLTVYLNIVEFGDGVFGVEEAANKFFNKPASKLSMSEAALLAAVLPNPHRYSVKNPSSYVLKRQAWILNQMHLLGGKNYLKINQLMDE
- the elbB gene encoding isoprenoid biosynthesis glyoxalase ElbB yields the protein MKSIAVILSGCGVFDGSEIHESVLTMLALSQNNAEIHFFAPDELQPTVINHMTGESKSEKRNQMEESSRITRGKISPLSSADASTLDALIIPGGFGAAKNLCDFAVKGSECVINKELLSLVRQMHQQKKPLGLMCIAPVMLPKMLNTSVVLTIGNDSETIAQIEIMGGKHIECAVDDIVIDEVNRVVTTPAYMLAQSISEANTGINKLVKKVLEMA
- the arcB gene encoding aerobic respiration two-component sensor histidine kinase ArcB — translated: MKVLRGLAQYYVDLMMKLGLVRFSLLLAAALVVLAMIMQMAVTIVLRGHVDSLDMVGSIFFGLIITPLAVYFLSVVVEQLEESRQRLSRMVDKLEVMRKRDADLNIQLQGNIEQLNLEILEREKAERAHLELLEQLKQEMKYREQTQIELEQQSVLLRSFLDASPDLVYYRNENNEFSGCNRAMELLTGKSEKHLVGLTPLDIYDVEIASKVMETDEKVFRHNVSLTYEQWLVYPDGRKACFELRKVPFYDRVGKRHGLMGFGRDITERKRYQEALENASREKTTFISTISHELRTPLNGIVGLSRILLDTDLTSEQSSYLKTIHVSAVTLGNIFNDIIEMDKIERRKVQLDNQPITLSEFVNDLENLSGLLVQPKGLKFVMDVAPALPKTVLTDGTRLRQVLWNLIGNAVKFTQKGEVKLSIWQEAENKLFFRVQDSGIGIPKDELDKIFAMYYQVTDSAGGKPATGTGIGLSVSRRLAQNMGGDIQVESEIGQGSTFTLSITAPVVENNVIEQQDPEDDYPLPALHILLVEDIELNIVVACSVLENLGNTVDVAMNGKDALEMFAPGEYDLVLLDIQLPDMTGLDISRQLKQQYDKQDLPPLIALTANVLKDKKEYFDAGMDGVLSKPLSVPALTQVIEQFWGEQSVQPEEASNDREASSVDESILDCDMLEQYIELVGPKLIYDGLDVFEKMLPGYLAILDSNMVAKDQKGIVEEAHKIKGAAGSVGLKNLQKIAQQIQSPELPAWWDNVQEWVDELKQDWKADIETLRNWVDERTKK